GCGGAACTCGACTCCCATCTCCGGGCCGGCAGCCTCGCCCGGCTGACCGTGCAGGGGCTGCGGCTGGATCTCGACCCGGTTCCGGACCTGGAGTCCGTCGACCTGACCGGCACCCTCTTCGTGGGCTGCCGGTTCGCGTCCCGGGAGATCGAGGCAGGTCTGGTACGCCGTGGCGCGCACGTCGTACCGGCGTTCACCGCGCTGCCGTACCCGACCCATCCGCCCCGGCTCTACACCCCGGACGACCTGGCCGCCGGCTTCGCGTCGGACGGGTTCGCCGGGATGTACGACGCCGTGGTCTACGACCACTTCCGGCTGCACGGCGGCGCGCTGCCGGAGGTACGCGAGGCGCTGGCCCAGCGGCTGCACGACCACGCCATCGACAACGCCCTGGCCGACGCCACCCGGTCCTGGCTGGCCCGGCACGGCCCCGGCTCGATGGTCGGGGTGATGGGTGGGCACGCCGTACCGCGTGGCACCGCCGCGTACCGGCTGGCCGCGACGCTGGGCTGGGAACTCGCCCGGGCCGGGCGGCTGGTGGTGACCGGTGGCGGGCCGGGGGTGATGGAGGCGGCGAATCTCGGCGCCTACCTGTCCGAGCGCTCGCCGGCCGACCTGAGCGCGGCAATCGACCTCCTCGCCACCGCTCCGGACTTCAGCGACCACGACCCGTACACGGCCGCCGCGCTCGGAGTCCGGGCCCGGTTCGAACCGGCGGTCCCGCACGCGCGGACCGGTGAGGGTGCGGTGGACGCCGACCCGCACGGCTGGGCCCGGCGTGGTGGCCTGGCCATCCCCACCTGGCTGTACGGGCACGAGCCGGCGAACCTGTTCGCGGGCCGGATCGCGAAGTACTTCTCCAACGCGATCCGCGAGGACACCATCCTGCGGCTGGCCCGGGGCGGGATCGTGTTCGCCGCCGGTCGGGCCGGCACCGTGCAGGAGGTGTTCCAGGCGGCGACCAAGACGTTCTACGGCACCGACGGCGCGAGCGGCCCGTACGTCTTCCTGGACAGCGTCTTCTGGACCCAGACCCTGCCGATCGAGGCGCTGCTGCATCCGTTGCTGGCCCTGTCGCCGGCCGGTGACCTGGCCCACCTCGTGCACATCACCGACGACGTGCACGAGGCGGTACGGCTGCTCACCACGGGCCCCTGACCCCGGCCCGGGTACGACGACGGCGGACGGCCACCCGGCCATCCGCCGTCAAAGGGCCCTACTTGGCCAGGGTCGTACCGGTGGAGCGGAGGTGCTCACACGCCTCGACGACCCGCTGGGACAGCCCGGCCTCGGCCGCCTTGCCCCACACCCGAGGGTCGTACATCTTCTTGTTGCCGACCTCGCCGTCGACCTTCAGCACGCCGTCGTAGTTCCGGAACATGTGGTCCGCGACCGGGCGGCTGAACGCGTACTGGGTGTCGGTGTCGATGTTCATCTTCACCACGCCGTAGTCCAGCGCCTCACGGATCTCCTCCAGCAGCGAGCCGGAGCCGCCGTGGAAGACCAGGCTGAGCGGCTTGTCCTTGCCGAACTTGGCGCCGACCGCCTGCTGGATCTCGTTGAGGATCTCCGGACGCAGCTTCACGTTGCCGGGCTTGTAGACGCCGTGCACGTTGCCGAAGGTCAGCGCCGCCATGTAGCGGCCCTTCTCGCCGAGGCCGAGCGCCTCGACCATGGCCAGGCCGTCCTCGACCGTGGTGTAGAGCTTGTCGTTGATCGCGTTCTCGACGCCGTCCTCCTCGCCGCCGACGACCCCGACCTCGATCTCCAGCACGATGTGCCCGGCCGCCGCGTCGTCGAGCAACTGCGAGGCGATCTCCAGGTTCTCCTTGACCGGTACGGCCGAGCCGTCCCACATGTGCGACTGGAACAGCGGCTCCTCGCCCCGGGCCACCCGGTCCTTGGAGATGGCCATCAGCGGGCGGACGAAGCCGTCCAACTTGTTCTTCGGGCAGTGGTCGGTGTGCAGCGCGACGTTGACGCCATAGTTCTTGGCGACCTCGCGGGCGTACGCCGCGAACGCGACCGCGCCGCTGACCATGTCCTTGACGCTGGGGCCGGAGAGGTACTCGGCACCACCGGTGGAGACCTGGATGATGCCGTCGCTCTCCGCGTCGGCGAAGCCGCGCAGGGCCGCGTTCAGGGTCTGCGAGGAGGTCACGTTGATCGCGGGGTACGCGAACCGGCCCGCCTTGGCGCGGTCGAGCATCTCGGCGTAGACCTCGGGGGAGGCGATGGGCATGTCAAATGCTCCTTACTAACCGCTCTCGGCCTCGACGGCCGCTGTCTGATGTAGTGCGCCGGACCGCGCTGTCCTCCGCCCGAAGTATCCCGCAGCCCGCTCGCGGCACCGCAACCCACCCGTCCCCAGGTTCAGCGCTCGGACCGGTCCGGTACGACGACGCCGATCAACCAGGTCACCACCGCCATCACGATGGCGCCCCAGAAGGCCGGCCAGAAGCCGTCGATCTCGAACGGCAGGTCGAACAGGTGCGCGATCCAGTCCGTGAGCAGGAAGAGCAGCGCGTTGACGACCAGGGCGAACAGCCCCAGGGTGAGGACGTAGAACGCGCAGCCGACGACCCGGATGATCGGCTTCACGACCGCGTTGACGACACCGAAGATCAACGCCACGACGAGCACCGTCAGCGCGTCGTCCAGGGCGGACCGGCCGGTCAGTTCAATGCCGGGCACCGCCAGACTGGTGATCCACAGCGCCACCGCGCCGATCAGCAGTCTGATCAGGAAACTCACCGCCCCATCCTGACATGGGGGTCAAACCCGGACGGGCGGTTTAGCCGGCTCGGGACCGGGCACCGTGCTCTCCGGTGCCGGCGGCGCGAACAGCCCGTACGGTGGGAAAAGCAGCACGGACCGGCAGGAGCGGTGGGAAGAGCAGCACGGACCGGCAGGAGACATCATGGGACAGCCCGACGAGGACTTCGCTCCCGGCGATCACCTCACCCCGGACGAGCGCGACCCGGAGGCGCCGCCCGCGGACGCCGTGGAACAGGCGACCGTCGCGGACCCGACGACCGAGGAACAGTCGGACGTCCAGCGCGGCCCGGAGGTCAACGAGGCCGACGCGATCGAGCAGGCCCAGGTGGTCGGCCCCGAGGACGACTACCGCTGACCCACCCGCGTCGACCCGGCCACCGCCGACACCGGCACCCGGTCCGCTCCGGACGTCTGGTCCGGCGGGCCTGCGGGATCGGGCAGCAGGCGGCGGTAGACGGCGTCGAGGATCTCGGCCTGAGCCGCCCAGGTCCAGCCGGCGAGTAGTCCCGGCCGGTCGTAGGCGGCCCGGTACCGCTCCCGGTCGGCCAGTACGGTCCGGACCGCGCGTACGTAGTCGGCGACGTCCTCGGCCCGGAACACCTCCCCCTGGCCGGTCGACCGCACCGTCTCCGCCATGGTCCGTACGTCGCTGACCACCACCGGCAGGCGGGCGTGGGCGTACTCGAAGAACTTCGTGATCAGGGCGATCTCGTGGTTGGGCCAGTGGTGGATCGGGATCACCCCGACGTCGGCGGCGGCCAGGAACGGCACCACCTGCCAGTGTTCGACGTACGGCAGCACGTGCACCCTGTCTGTCAGGCCGAGCCGGCCGACGTGGGCGACGAGCTTCTCGACGTACCGCAGGGCGGGGTTGACCACCAGGGCGACGTGCACGCCGGGCAGCTCGGGCAGGGCGTCGACCATCGTGCGGAGCCCACGCGGCTCGGCGGCACTGCCGCTGTAGACCAGCAGCGGAACGTCGGCACCCACCCCGCAGAGCTGGCGCAGGTCCGGAACGGGCTGGTCCGGGCTCCCCGGATCGTGCTCGACGGCGGGGGCGTTGAGCACCACGGCCGGGGTCTCGGCGAGGTGATGCTCGGCGCGCAGTAGCTCGGCGAGGGCGTCCGAGACGGTGACCACGGCATCGGCGTACGGGGCGTACTCGCGCTCGTGTGCCCGATGCGCGGGCAGCCAGCGGATGTTCGGCTGCCACGGGCGGATCCCGGGCAGGAACTCGTGCGCGTCCCAGACGAGTTTGACCGGCCGCCCCGCGGCGCGGCCCCGGATCGCGGCCCGGGCGCCCACCCCGAGCATCCGGAAGTCGTTCGCGTGGATCAGGTCCGGGGCCAGCTCGTCGAGGACCGGCCCGTACGCCAGCTCGTAGTCCCACAGCCCCGGTTCGAGCCGACGCCAGGCACCGTCGCCGTGCACCGACTGCCAGAACCAGGTGTACGCCCGGTCCCACGGGTTGCGGTACCGGCGGGCGTGCTGGGCCCGGTTGTGCATCTTGGTCCGGACCCAGACCCAGTAGCCGAGCAGCCGGGCCAGCACCAGTTGGATCCGTCGCCACCGCTGCGCCATCGGCCGGGGGCGGCGGCCGGACCGGGCGTCGAGGTCGAGCAGGGCGCCCCGGACCCGCAGGTCCGCCTGCCAGGCCGCCACCTGCTGCGCCCGGTGTTCGGCGATCCCGGTGGGCGGATAGGCCAGCGGCCAGCGCAGCCAGGCGCGCCGGAACTGGTGGCGCTTGCGGAACAGCGGCTCCGGCATGGGGAGCAGCCGGACCAGCGCCGCGCCGAGTCGCCAGCTCTGCGGCGCTCCGGTCGGCGACCGGCCCAGCAGGGTCACGTCCCAGCCGGCGTCCGCCGCCGAACGGGCCTGCTTCTGTACCCGGGAGTCCCCGTTCACGCCGTTGTCGACCAGCATGACGATCCGGCCCGGCGTACGGCGGGGTCGTCCGGCGTCGTCGTGCGTCATCGTTCGCGCCTCCGTCCCGCCGGACCGCCCCGCGGACCCGGCGAGTGTACGGGCCACGCCTCTGACCAGGGCAGGAACGAGATGACGGGGACGTGAACAGTTCACGACGAGATCGACCGGCACCCCCGCCCGTCCGCCGTCGACGGGGTTCGGCCGGGCGCCCCGCTCACCGGGTGACCCGGGTCGGATGCTCGCCGGCCCAGTCGTCCAGCGCGTCCCGCCGGAGGGCGTCGAACAGACTGCGGCCCTCCGCCTGGTCCAGGCTCTCGTACTCGCCCCCGGGCCCACGCGCGGAGTGGTACGTCCAGCCGATCCCCACCGCGTCCGCCGCGGCCACCGTCCGCAGCGCGCTGAACAGCTCCGCCGGGGTCATCCCGTCGAGATCCAGTACGAGGTTGTCGCCGACCGCCCGAACCAGCTCGGTGACCCGGATCGGATTCATCGCGGTCGCGGGATCGGTGACCCGGTGCATCAGCGCCTCGGCGAACCGCTGCCCGTTGCGGTCGCGGTCGTGTGCCCCGTTTTTCAGCTTGTACCGCTGACGGAGCAGGTCCTGCGCCCCGGCCCCGTCGAGTTCCTGGCAGCCGGCCGGGAAGTTCCGGGCGGTGTGGTGCGACCGGACCGGCTCCGGGAGGCACACCCGTACTCCGCCGACGGCGTCGGTCAGTTCCCGCAGTCCGGCGTAGGTGAGCGTGGCGGTGGCGTCGAACCGCACCTTGGACAGGTCGGCGACGGTCCGCTCGGTGAGCGCCGCGCCGGCCGCCAGGTCGGGCCGGGCGCCCGGCCGGTGACTGCCGAGGTAGAACGCGGAACTCAGCTTGCCGAAACCGTGGCCGGGCACCTCGACGCCGAGGTCACGGGGCAACGAGACGAGATAGGACCGGCTCCGGTCCGCCGGTACGTGCACGATCAGCACGGTGTCCGCGCGGTGGCCGTTGGTCCGGCCGTCCCCGCCGTCGACGCCGAGCAACAGGAAGTTCAGCGGCTCGGCGGGGACGGTCGTTCCGACCGCCAGCGGCGGCACCGCGATGTCCACGATCTGCGGTACGCCCACGCCCCGACCCAGCGTCGGCAGCACGAGTACGCCCAGCATCGCCAGCGCGGCACCGGTCGCCTGCAACGAACGCCGCCGGCGCCGCCGCCGGGCCGTCGCCGCGACCTCGATCGCCGTACGCAGCGGCCCGACGTCCGGGGTCAACTCCTCGTGCCGGGCGAACGTCGCCCGCAACTCGTTCTCGACCGCTACCGGGTCCGGCCCACGCGAGTACTCGAACACCCGCCCGTCGTCGTCGCTCATCTCAGGCCTCCACGAACTCGGCACGAAGGGTGGCAAGCGCCCGGGATATCGCCGACCGGACGGTGCCGACCGCACAGCCGAGTACCTCCGCGATCTCGGCGTCGGGCAGGTCCTCGTAGTACCGCAGCACCAGCACCGCCCGCTGCCTGCGCGGCAGCCGGGCCAGCCAGGTCCAGACCTGGTCCCGGTCCACGGTCGCCTCGGCGTGGTCGACGTGTACGACCACGGCCTCGTCGGGGTCCGCCCGCAGCAGCACCCGCCGGACCCAGGATCCCCGCTGCCAGTCGAGGTACTGGTTGGTCAGCATCCGCCGGACGTACCGGTCGGGAACGTCGGCACGGACGACCCGACGCCAGTTGAGCTGAACCCGCACCATCGTCTCCTGAACGAGGTCCTGGGCGAGATGGGGATCACCGGTCAGCATCACCGCATAGCGCAGCAGCGCGGTGAGCCGGGAGTCGGCGAACTCCTCGTACGTCACGTACACCTCCGGGCCTCTTGCCTAAGAGGACGGATCGACGGGGGCAAAAGATTGCTGGACGTCGGAGATCGGCCGTTGCGCCTTGCCTGGCTCGGTACGACCGGCGCGCTCGTCGCGCTCGTCGCGGTCGCCGGCCCGACATCGACCCAGGCGCCCGACGCCACCCTATTCGCACCGCTCCCCAACAGCGCCGTCGCCGTCGACGGCGCCGGTACGGCGCAGGCACCGAGGCTGCGCCTGCGACGGGCGGACAGCGACATCGATACCGTCGTTCCAGGGGCGGCGGTAAACGGGGCGACGGGCCCTGCGGCGACCTGTCAGCATGGTTGCCGTGTTGATCACCGTGACCACCACCCACCAGCCGGCCACCGACCTGGGCTACCTGCTCGTCAAGCATCCGGACCGGATGCACTCGTTCACGGTGCCCACCGGTACGGCGTACGTGGTGTATCCGGAGGCCAGCGCCGAGCGGTGCACCGCCGCGCTGCTGCTCGACACCGATCCGCTGGCCCTGTCCGGTGGCCGCCGTCGGGGCAGGCCGGGCCGGGGTGCCGGCACCGCCACCCCCGACGACTTCACCCTCGGCCAGTACGTCAACGACCGCCCCTACGCCGCGTCGAGCCTGCTCTCCTCGGCACTGTCCATCGTGTTCCGTTCCGCACTGCGGGGTGCCTCGAAGGACCGTCCGGAGCTGGCCGCGACGCCGATCCCGCTGGAGCTGCGGGTGCCCGCGCTGCGCTGCCGGGGCGGGGCCGAGCTGGCCGGCCGGCTGTTCGCCCCGATGGGCTGGACGGTGAACGCCAGCGCAATCCCGCTCGATCCCGAGCATCCCGCCTGGGGCGACAGCCGATACGTCGACCTCACCCTTCGCGGAACGCTCCGGCTCGCCGACGCGCTGAACCACCTCTACGTCCTGCTGCCGGTGCTGGACGACGCCAAGCACTACTGGGTCGCGCCGGACGAGATCGACAAGCTGCTCCGGGCCGGCGCGGGATGGCTGGCCGACCATCCGGAGCGGGGCCTGATCACCCGGCGTTATCTGGCACACCGGCGGGCGCTGGCCGGAACCGCGCTGGCCCGGCTCGCCGAGTTGCGGCTGGCGGACGAGCCGGCCGAGGTGGACAGCGTCGTGGAAGTCACCGACGGCGGGGCCGACGAGGATGCCGGGATGCCGGGCACGGTTGTCCGGCAGCCGCTGGCGGCACTGCGCCGGGCCGCCGTACTGGAGGCGCTCCGCTCCAGCGGTGCCACCCGGGTTCTCGACCTCGGCTGCGGCGGCGGCGCGCTCCTGACCGACCTGGTCCGGGACCGCCGCTACACCGAGATCGTCGGCACCGACGTGTCGTCCCGGACCCTGGACCTCGCACAGCGGCGGCTGCGCCTCGACCGGCTGCCCACCCGGCAGCGCGACCGGATCAAGTTGTGGCAGTCCGCGCTGACGTACCGGGACGACCGGCTGCGCGGGTTCGACGCCGCCGTACTGATGGAGGTGATCGAGCATCTCGATCCACCTCGCCTGCCGGCGCTGGAGGCGGCCGTGTTCGGCCACGCCCGGCCGGAGACGGTGATCGTGACCACCCCGAACGTCGAGTACAACGTGCGTTATCCGGGCCTGCCCGCCGGCACCTTCCGGCACCGCGACCACCGCTTCGAGTGGACCCGGGCCGAGTTCGCCGACTGGGCCGAGGGCGTCGCGGCGAGGCACGGCTACACCGTGACGATCAGCGGTGTCGGTGACGAGGACCCCGAGGTGGGCGCCGCCACCCAACTCGCCGCCTTCACCCGGTCCGCCCCCACCGCACCGCCGGCACCAGCGGCACCGGTCGTGGGAGAGGAGAGCTGAGATGACCACACTGGACATTCCCGAGCTGGCCCTGGTTGCCCTGGTCGGCATCTCCGGGTCGGGCAAGTCGACCTTCGCCCGCCGGCACTTCGGGCCGACCCAGGTGCTCTCCTCGGACACCTT
The nucleotide sequence above comes from Plantactinospora soyae. Encoded proteins:
- a CDS encoding LCP family protein, coding for MSDDDGRVFEYSRGPDPVAVENELRATFARHEELTPDVGPLRTAIEVAATARRRRRRRSLQATGAALAMLGVLVLPTLGRGVGVPQIVDIAVPPLAVGTTVPAEPLNFLLLGVDGGDGRTNGHRADTVLIVHVPADRSRSYLVSLPRDLGVEVPGHGFGKLSSAFYLGSHRPGARPDLAAGAALTERTVADLSKVRFDATATLTYAGLRELTDAVGGVRVCLPEPVRSHHTARNFPAGCQELDGAGAQDLLRQRYKLKNGAHDRDRNGQRFAEALMHRVTDPATAMNPIRVTELVRAVGDNLVLDLDGMTPAELFSALRTVAAADAVGIGWTYHSARGPGGEYESLDQAEGRSLFDALRRDALDDWAGEHPTRVTR
- a CDS encoding SigE family RNA polymerase sigma factor, coding for MTYEEFADSRLTALLRYAVMLTGDPHLAQDLVQETMVRVQLNWRRVVRADVPDRYVRRMLTNQYLDWQRGSWVRRVLLRADPDEAVVVHVDHAEATVDRDQVWTWLARLPRRQRAVLVLRYYEDLPDAEIAEVLGCAVGTVRSAISRALATLRAEFVEA
- a CDS encoding 3' terminal RNA ribose 2'-O-methyltransferase Hen1, coding for MLITVTTTHQPATDLGYLLVKHPDRMHSFTVPTGTAYVVYPEASAERCTAALLLDTDPLALSGGRRRGRPGRGAGTATPDDFTLGQYVNDRPYAASSLLSSALSIVFRSALRGASKDRPELAATPIPLELRVPALRCRGGAELAGRLFAPMGWTVNASAIPLDPEHPAWGDSRYVDLTLRGTLRLADALNHLYVLLPVLDDAKHYWVAPDEIDKLLRAGAGWLADHPERGLITRRYLAHRRALAGTALARLAELRLADEPAEVDSVVEVTDGGADEDAGMPGTVVRQPLAALRRAAVLEALRSSGATRVLDLGCGGGALLTDLVRDRRYTEIVGTDVSSRTLDLAQRRLRLDRLPTRQRDRIKLWQSALTYRDDRLRGFDAAVLMEVIEHLDPPRLPALEAAVFGHARPETVIVTTPNVEYNVRYPGLPAGTFRHRDHRFEWTRAEFADWAEGVAARHGYTVTISGVGDEDPEVGAATQLAAFTRSAPTAPPAPAAPVVGEES
- a CDS encoding phage holin family protein, which gives rise to MSFLIRLLIGAVALWITSLAVPGIELTGRSALDDALTVLVVALIFGVVNAVVKPIIRVVGCAFYVLTLGLFALVVNALLFLLTDWIAHLFDLPFEIDGFWPAFWGAIVMAVVTWLIGVVVPDRSER
- a CDS encoding glycosyltransferase family 4 protein, with amino-acid sequence MLVDNGVNGDSRVQKQARSAADAGWDVTLLGRSPTGAPQSWRLGAALVRLLPMPEPLFRKRHQFRRAWLRWPLAYPPTGIAEHRAQQVAAWQADLRVRGALLDLDARSGRRPRPMAQRWRRIQLVLARLLGYWVWVRTKMHNRAQHARRYRNPWDRAYTWFWQSVHGDGAWRRLEPGLWDYELAYGPVLDELAPDLIHANDFRMLGVGARAAIRGRAAGRPVKLVWDAHEFLPGIRPWQPNIRWLPAHRAHEREYAPYADAVVTVSDALAELLRAEHHLAETPAVVLNAPAVEHDPGSPDQPVPDLRQLCGVGADVPLLVYSGSAAEPRGLRTMVDALPELPGVHVALVVNPALRYVEKLVAHVGRLGLTDRVHVLPYVEHWQVVPFLAAADVGVIPIHHWPNHEIALITKFFEYAHARLPVVVSDVRTMAETVRSTGQGEVFRAEDVADYVRAVRTVLADRERYRAAYDRPGLLAGWTWAAQAEILDAVYRRLLPDPAGPPDQTSGADRVPVSAVAGSTRVGQR
- a CDS encoding LOG family protein; the protein is MPTPPPADVLEPHDDTADEIESRAELDSHLRAGSLARLTVQGLRLDLDPVPDLESVDLTGTLFVGCRFASREIEAGLVRRGAHVVPAFTALPYPTHPPRLYTPDDLAAGFASDGFAGMYDAVVYDHFRLHGGALPEVREALAQRLHDHAIDNALADATRSWLARHGPGSMVGVMGGHAVPRGTAAYRLAATLGWELARAGRLVVTGGGPGVMEAANLGAYLSERSPADLSAAIDLLATAPDFSDHDPYTAAALGVRARFEPAVPHARTGEGAVDADPHGWARRGGLAIPTWLYGHEPANLFAGRIAKYFSNAIREDTILRLARGGIVFAAGRAGTVQEVFQAATKTFYGTDGASGPYVFLDSVFWTQTLPIEALLHPLLALSPAGDLAHLVHITDDVHEAVRLLTTGP
- the fbaA gene encoding class II fructose-bisphosphate aldolase, translated to MPIASPEVYAEMLDRAKAGRFAYPAINVTSSQTLNAALRGFADAESDGIIQVSTGGAEYLSGPSVKDMVSGAVAFAAYAREVAKNYGVNVALHTDHCPKNKLDGFVRPLMAISKDRVARGEEPLFQSHMWDGSAVPVKENLEIASQLLDDAAAGHIVLEIEVGVVGGEEDGVENAINDKLYTTVEDGLAMVEALGLGEKGRYMAALTFGNVHGVYKPGNVKLRPEILNEIQQAVGAKFGKDKPLSLVFHGGSGSLLEEIREALDYGVVKMNIDTDTQYAFSRPVADHMFRNYDGVLKVDGEVGNKKMYDPRVWGKAAEAGLSQRVVEACEHLRSTGTTLAK